In Deltaproteobacteria bacterium, the following proteins share a genomic window:
- a CDS encoding histidine--tRNA ligase, with translation MRFSAIKGMHDVGPPEIKTWNFIEKIAREIFEQAAFFELRPPLLEEEALFQHAVGNTSDIVEKEMYAFEDRNGKRIALRPEGTASLVRAYIERFAGAGGQYSRFYYLGPMFRHERPQKGRFRQFTQIGAEVFGATSPYVDAEVIALANQLFKKLGLDSIRLQLNSLGCKDCRPVYRQELLKVLEPLREQLCAQCQDRLGRNPLRVLDCKNPSCQNLLQDIPKSLDSLCEPCVDHFNGVQKSLRDLNVAYEINDRLVRGLDYYVRTAFEFVSGDLGAQNAVAGGGRYDGLVENLGGAPTPAIGFALGMERLVSLLENQTLPFSNPKKIFIASLGQKAFQALYPFLFKLRDLGYWVHTDFEGRSLKAQLREANRWEVDWTLIAGELEIGRGLLQLKNMKESGENKEIPLESLLGFFEEMKRI, from the coding sequence ATGCGTTTTTCTGCCATCAAAGGCATGCACGATGTAGGCCCCCCCGAAATCAAAACCTGGAATTTCATTGAAAAGATCGCGCGAGAAATTTTTGAGCAGGCGGCTTTTTTTGAACTGAGACCTCCGCTTTTGGAAGAAGAAGCCCTCTTTCAACACGCCGTGGGAAACACCAGCGATATTGTCGAAAAAGAGATGTATGCCTTCGAAGATCGCAATGGCAAGCGTATTGCTTTGAGACCCGAAGGGACTGCTTCCCTGGTAAGAGCCTACATTGAACGTTTTGCCGGGGCTGGAGGCCAGTACTCCCGTTTTTATTATCTGGGGCCGATGTTTCGTCATGAACGTCCTCAGAAAGGTCGCTTTCGTCAATTTACTCAAATTGGGGCAGAGGTATTTGGAGCGACTTCTCCTTATGTGGATGCAGAAGTCATCGCCTTGGCGAATCAACTTTTCAAAAAGTTGGGGCTTGATTCTATCCGACTGCAACTGAACAGTTTGGGTTGTAAAGATTGTCGACCGGTTTATCGCCAGGAATTGTTGAAAGTTTTGGAACCTCTCCGAGAGCAACTTTGTGCGCAATGCCAGGATCGCCTGGGGCGAAATCCTTTGCGCGTCCTAGACTGTAAAAATCCCTCCTGCCAGAATTTACTTCAGGATATTCCTAAAAGTTTGGATTCTCTTTGTGAGCCTTGCGTCGATCATTTTAATGGGGTGCAAAAATCTTTAAGAGATTTGAATGTTGCTTATGAAATCAATGATCGCCTGGTTAGGGGATTGGATTATTATGTCCGAACGGCCTTTGAGTTCGTGAGCGGTGATTTGGGGGCGCAAAACGCAGTCGCAGGAGGTGGGCGCTATGATGGTCTGGTTGAAAATTTGGGAGGAGCGCCAACCCCGGCCATCGGCTTCGCTCTGGGAATGGAACGTCTGGTGAGCCTGCTTGAAAATCAAACGCTTCCTTTTTCAAATCCAAAAAAAATATTCATTGCAAGCCTGGGGCAAAAGGCCTTTCAAGCTTTATATCCCTTTCTTTTTAAGCTTCGAGACCTGGGCTATTGGGTGCATACCGATTTTGAAGGTCGTTCCCTCAAGGCTCAACTCCGCGAGGCCAATCGCTGGGAAGTAGACTGGACGCTGATTGCTGGGGAATTGGAGATTGGGCGAGGTCTGTTGCAGCTAAAAAACATGAAAGAGAGCGGGGAAAATAAAGAAATTCCCCTAGAAAGCCTGCTGGGTTTTTTTGAAGAGATGAAGAGAATATAA
- a CDS encoding ParA family protein — protein sequence MSLLTDKIKELISVDSKNPSLKYGKGDRSAVVVSICSQKGGVGKTTSAVNLGSTLAKFFNQKVLVIDLDPQGHVEKSIGSIIPEGLEYSPLSAILVSKKGNLMDAIVKTDLDNLSITPGDKNLYETEGLLSTKIGKEFILQEAIQTARTHFDIVLIDCPPNLGNLTLNALVASDYCLVPCEMSVLAFEGVNDLIETLETVNERLNKKLKLLGVVMTRVDVRNQAMNRVIEENLGNYFKGRIFKTKVHINTALNKAQLEGKPVFEFEASSSGAADYRELADELVRKLKKLNSLENADNSPRLAHVASA from the coding sequence ATGTCGTTACTTACCGATAAAATCAAAGAACTTATCTCGGTGGATTCCAAGAATCCATCCCTTAAATACGGCAAGGGAGATAGATCTGCAGTGGTGGTGAGTATCTGTTCCCAAAAAGGGGGAGTTGGAAAAACAACCTCTGCTGTCAATTTAGGTTCCACCCTGGCCAAATTTTTTAACCAAAAAGTATTAGTCATCGACCTGGATCCTCAGGGCCATGTGGAAAAATCTATCGGAAGCATCATCCCGGAGGGCCTCGAATATAGCCCTCTCTCGGCCATTTTGGTCTCCAAAAAAGGGAACCTGATGGATGCCATCGTCAAGACCGATTTGGACAACCTCTCCATCACCCCCGGCGACAAGAATCTCTACGAAACAGAGGGTTTGCTTTCGACAAAAATCGGAAAGGAATTCATTCTACAAGAAGCCATTCAAACCGCACGCACACATTTTGATATCGTCCTGATCGATTGCCCTCCCAACCTGGGAAACCTTACTCTCAATGCCTTGGTGGCCTCGGATTACTGTTTGGTCCCTTGTGAAATGAGTGTCTTGGCCTTTGAAGGGGTCAATGACCTCATTGAAACCTTAGAAACGGTAAATGAACGTTTGAACAAAAAACTCAAATTACTAGGTGTTGTCATGACCCGCGTGGATGTCCGCAATCAGGCCATGAACCGTGTCATTGAAGAAAATCTGGGTAATTATTTCAAGGGTCGCATCTTTAAAACAAAGGTCCATATCAATACCGCTTTAAACAAGGCCCAGCTGGAAGGCAAACCCGTGTTTGAATTTGAGGCTTCTTCCAGCGGTGCAGCAGATTATAGAGAACTGGCAGATGAACTTGTTAGAAAATTGAAAAAACTCAATTCCTTGGAAAACGCTGACAATAGCCCACGCCTGGCCCATGTAGCTTCAGCCTAA
- a CDS encoding right-handed parallel beta-helix repeat-containing protein, with the protein MKVSSEADTFAEGSLRTVLLKAATLRHQNAFSVIKIEFENQVKKINLQKNPLPSLDFGFVSIDCGSHVILDASLIQEKGAIFVLDSQANQIKNCELTHFPETGILILGNENNIEGNHFTQSPKSSALVLGPQASLNKIKNCQFENLDEAIHLSSNSGWGNELSQNQFKQINQREIMNRASRWDSPKINLRQISGNTSEIELLGNLNEEAMLELYYSSNEKQWLPLQQKKVQPNSGEFRISFNVSGIPLQSTFAVIATTLRKNTSEFSNALPFPTSKSESSPASAPALPAEHPATTVPESQEESPKIDPLLNSNKLPGLENLPTPSSEKKSEINIQSNKKSGPSDFFKVEILDAPSVP; encoded by the coding sequence TTGAAAGTAAGCTCCGAGGCAGACACTTTTGCGGAAGGCAGCCTGAGAACAGTCTTGCTGAAAGCCGCAACTTTAAGGCATCAGAACGCCTTCAGCGTGATTAAAATAGAATTTGAAAATCAGGTAAAAAAAATAAACCTGCAGAAGAACCCCCTCCCTTCTTTGGATTTCGGCTTTGTGAGCATCGACTGTGGCTCCCATGTCATCCTCGACGCCTCCCTGATTCAGGAGAAGGGGGCCATTTTTGTTTTGGACTCCCAGGCAAATCAAATTAAAAATTGTGAGCTCACGCATTTTCCTGAGACAGGCATCCTTATTTTGGGGAACGAAAATAACATTGAAGGAAATCACTTTACCCAATCACCCAAATCCTCTGCCCTAGTTTTAGGGCCTCAAGCATCGCTTAATAAAATAAAAAATTGCCAATTTGAAAACCTGGACGAAGCCATTCACTTGAGTTCAAATAGTGGTTGGGGGAATGAGCTCAGCCAAAATCAATTCAAGCAAATTAATCAAAGAGAAATAATGAACAGGGCCTCCCGTTGGGATAGCCCCAAAATCAATTTAAGACAGATTTCCGGAAACACTTCGGAGATAGAACTTTTGGGGAACTTGAACGAAGAGGCAATGCTGGAGCTTTATTATTCCAGCAACGAAAAACAATGGCTGCCTTTGCAGCAGAAAAAAGTGCAGCCCAACTCAGGAGAATTCAGAATCAGCTTCAATGTCTCGGGCATCCCTTTGCAAAGCACCTTTGCGGTTATTGCTACAACTCTTCGAAAAAATACTTCGGAGTTTTCCAATGCCCTGCCTTTTCCCACTTCAAAGTCTGAAAGCAGCCCCGCTTCTGCTCCAGCCCTGCCCGCTGAGCATCCTGCAACGACTGTCCCCGAATCTCAGGAGGAATCTCCTAAAATTGACCCCTTGCTCAACAGCAACAAGCTTCCAGGTCTTGAAAATCTACCCACACCCAGCAGTGAAAAAAAATCAGAAATCAATATTCAGAGTAATAAAAAATCGGGGCCATCCGATTTTTTCAAGGTAGAAATCTTGGATGCTCCTTCGGTGCCTTAA
- a CDS encoding ATP-binding protein — protein MIKRSIASALLKTKKSVLLLGPRQTGKSTLIREQIKPELQINLAHEATYMEFARNPLELEERLAAKTYKSVFIDEVQRLPSLLNTLQYLLDEKKWAPKFYLSGSSARKLKRGNANLLPGRVQVFHLGPLCARELDYHLNSKQCLETGCLPGIYTEADREEQTQTLSSYAGTYLKEEIQAEALTQNLEGFSRFLYLAAHYSGHFLDFTKLASEAHISRQSATRYFEILEDTLVVNRCESYGTNTKKRLIKSPKYYFFDTGVLNALLKNFNASDDRKGLLFEHLFFNQILSSAQASGQEASIFTYRTEHGAEVDFIVEKEGKTWAIELKASVNVGPSDLRGLHHFEECHPKKAKLCVAYLGSTVKKQGEIFVYPWQELLRKME, from the coding sequence ATGATAAAAAGATCAATTGCCTCTGCCTTACTAAAAACCAAAAAAAGTGTTTTACTTCTGGGGCCCAGGCAGACTGGGAAATCCACACTCATTCGGGAACAGATCAAGCCTGAACTTCAAATCAATCTTGCCCACGAGGCCACTTATATGGAATTCGCCCGCAATCCACTAGAGTTGGAGGAAAGGCTTGCGGCCAAAACCTATAAAAGCGTTTTCATCGATGAAGTCCAGCGGCTTCCCAGTTTGCTCAACACTCTTCAATATCTCCTCGACGAAAAAAAATGGGCCCCCAAATTTTACCTCAGCGGCTCCAGTGCCAGAAAATTGAAAAGAGGAAATGCCAACCTCCTACCGGGCAGAGTTCAGGTCTTTCATCTGGGCCCGCTCTGTGCTCGTGAATTGGATTATCATTTGAATAGTAAACAATGCCTTGAAACGGGCTGTCTTCCGGGAATCTATACGGAAGCAGACCGGGAGGAGCAAACGCAAACCCTGTCCTCTTATGCGGGCACTTATTTGAAAGAGGAGATACAGGCCGAGGCCCTCACCCAGAATCTCGAGGGTTTTTCCAGATTTTTATATTTGGCCGCCCATTATTCCGGGCACTTTTTGGATTTTACCAAACTCGCATCCGAAGCCCACATCAGCCGTCAGAGTGCCACCCGCTATTTTGAAATTTTGGAAGATACCTTGGTGGTGAACCGCTGCGAAAGTTATGGAACGAATACCAAAAAAAGGCTGATCAAATCTCCCAAGTATTATTTTTTCGATACCGGTGTACTGAATGCCTTGCTCAAGAATTTTAATGCCTCGGATGATCGCAAGGGCCTTTTGTTCGAGCATCTTTTCTTTAATCAGATTTTGAGCAGTGCCCAGGCTTCCGGTCAGGAGGCTTCCATTTTTACTTATCGTACCGAACATGGGGCAGAAGTGGATTTTATTGTGGAGAAGGAAGGCAAAACCTGGGCAATCGAGCTGAAGGCTTCCGTAAATGTAGGTCCCTCCGATCTGCGCGGCTTACATCATTTTGAGGAATGCCACCCGAAGAAGGCCAAACTTTGTGTGGCTTACCTGGGCAGTACGGTTAAAAAGCAGGGCGAGATTTTTGTTTATCCCTGGCAGGAATTATTGAGGAAGATGGAGTAG